The Amycolatopsis japonica nucleotide sequence GTCGGCTGGGGCGCGAACTCGGCGTACGGCCTCATCGGCGGATACCGGTTCATCGCTCAGGGGCTGGCCTACGAACTACCGCACATGTTCGCGTTGATCACCGCGGCACTCGGGGCCGGTTCGCTGCGGGTGGCCGACGTCGTCGCCGCGCAGGACTCGCTGTGGTTCGTCGCGTGGATGCCCATCGCCTTCGTCGTCTACCTGCTCTCGGTGCTGGCGATGTCGTACTGGGGTCCGTTCGACCAAGCGGTCGGCGCGGACATCGCAGGCGGGGCGACGGCGGAACTGTCCGGAGTGGACCGGTTGGTGTTCGCCGCGGGCCGGTGGCTGCTGCTGGTCTCCGGCGCCGCGTTCGCGGTGCCGCTGTTCCTCGGCGGCGGCGCCGGGCCGCTGCTGCCCTCCTGGTTGTGGACGCTGGTGAAGACGGTCGCCGTGCTCGGACTACTGGTGTGGGTCCGGCGCCGGATCCCGACGGTGCGGATGGAGCGGTACGAAGAAGTCGCGTGGCTGGTGCTCATCCCGTTGACCCTGCTGCAGGCACTCGTCGTCGCCATCGTGGTGATCGCCCGATGAGGAAGGAGCCCGGCTGAATGTGGACACAGATCGCCTTCTGGGCGTGCGCCGTCGGAGCCGTTGCCACCGGCGTTGCCGTCTTCCGGGTGGATTCGATGGCGCGGGCGACGTTCGCTCTGCTCGCGTCGTTCATCTTCGCCTCGGGAACGGTCTTCCTGCTGAACCTCGCCTACCTCGGCGTCCTGGTCATCCTGATGATGATCATGGAGATGGTCGTCATGGTCGTCTTCATGATCATGTACATGATGAACCCCGCCGGGCTGATGCCGATGACGATGGTGCACAACCAGAAAGGGTCGCTGGCCATCGCCGGAGGCGTGTTCGTGGCGCTCGCCGTGGGGATCTCGCTGGTCCGGTGGCCCACGTCGGACGCCGCGCGCCCGGCCGACCCGACACGTGCGCTCGGTGAGGCGCTGATGGGTTCGAAGATGCTGGTGATGATGGTGATCGGGTTGTGCCTCTTCGCCACGATGGTCGCCACGGTCGTCCTGGCCACGAACCGCGGCCGATACGACCGCTACGGCGATCGCCTCGACGCGAAGCGCCCGGACGACCCGGTCCGAGGGGGCCTGAACCGGTGACCCTCCAGTGGTTTCTCTACCTCGCGGCCGCGCTGTTCAGTGTCGGCCTGTACGGCGCGCTGTCCCAGCAATCGATCGTCATGATCATGATGGGCCTCGAACTGATGGCCAACGCGGTGATCGTGGCCGGTGCGGCGTTCTGGTACTTCGTCTCGCCGATGCGCCCCGACGGGCAAGTCGTCGTCCTCGTCGCCGTCACGCTGATGGCGCTCGACATGGCGGTCGGCTTCGCGGTGACGACCGCGATCTTCCGGCGCCGGGACGTCGACATGACCGACTCCGCCGCGGATCTCAAGGGCTGAGCCGATGGTCCAGTGGCTGCTCGTAGCGCTCCCCCTGGTCGTCGGCGGTATCCTCCTCGTCGCCGGGCACCCAGCCGACCGGCTCGCGCCTGCCCTCGGCGTTGGATCGGCGGCCTTGACAGCAGTGCTGGCGGTGGTCGCCGCGAGCAGCCGGCCGGACGCCTCGGCACCGCTGCTCGCCGGGCTGCCTGTCAGCTTGGCCGTGGACGGGTTGTCGGCGGTCATGGTGGTCACGGTGGCCGTGATCCTGGTGGCGGTGCTCGTGTTCGCGTCCGCAGAGTTCGGCGCCGGCGAGTCCCGCGCCCGCTTTCACGGGCTGATGCTGGTCTTCGCGGGCGCGATGCTCGTCACCGTCTGCGCCCGGGATCTCATCGTGCTGCTGATGGCGTGGGAGGTCATGGGCGCGTGCTCGTATGCCCTGATCGGTTTCTGGTGGCGCGAGACCCGCCGTGTCGACTCGGGAACGCTCGCGTTGCTGACCACCCGATCGGCCGACCTGGGGCTGTATCTGGCGTCGGGCGCCGCGCTGGCGGGCGGGGTCGGAGGTCTCACGCTCGCCGGACTGCCTGAAGCAGCGGCCGGTTGGCGCGACGTCATCGCGGCCGGGATCGTGCTGGCCGCGATAGGAAAATCCGCCCAGCTTCCGTTCAGCTTCTGGCTCTCCCGCGCGATGGACGGTCCGAGCCCCGTCTCGGCTCTGCTCCACTCGGCCACCATGGTCGCCGCCGGGGCGTACCTGCTCGTGCGGGTGGAGCCGCTTCTGGCCTCGACGGTCTGGGCGGCCGACGTCGTCGCCTGGATCGGTGCCGGCACGGCGGTCGTGCTCGGCGCCGTGGCGCTGGTGCAACGGGATCTCAAGCAGGTGCTCGCCGCGTCGACCTGTTCCCAGATCGGGTTCATGGTGCTCGCGGCCGGAGCCGGCGGACCGGCGGCGGGGACGGGGCAGCTCGTGGCGCACGCCGCGACCAAGTGCCTGCTCTTTCTCGGTGCGGGTGCGTGGCTGGTGGCGCTGGACACGAAGGATCTCGAACGGCTCCGTGGCGCGGCTCGGCGGTTCCCGTTCCTGGGCGTGGTGTTCACCGTCGG carries:
- a CDS encoding complex I subunit 1 family protein, giving the protein MVDELPWWGGLVLPLALGLLVAAAASWDSLLSARASGANAGQALTLPFREAGGLLVQQRRRTLAADTLLWRGGALALVVAGVLASLVTPFGRWAVADLSIGIVWFNAMEVVAWAAVWLVGWGANSAYGLIGGYRFIAQGLAYELPHMFALITAALGAGSLRVADVVAAQDSLWFVAWMPIAFVVYLLSVLAMSYWGPFDQAVGADIAGGATAELSGVDRLVFAAGRWLLLVSGAAFAVPLFLGGGAGPLLPSWLWTLVKTVAVLGLLVWVRRRIPTVRMERYEEVAWLVLIPLTLLQALVVAIVVIAR
- a CDS encoding NADH-quinone oxidoreductase subunit J; protein product: MWTQIAFWACAVGAVATGVAVFRVDSMARATFALLASFIFASGTVFLLNLAYLGVLVILMMIMEMVVMVVFMIMYMMNPAGLMPMTMVHNQKGSLAIAGGVFVALAVGISLVRWPTSDAARPADPTRALGEALMGSKMLVMMVIGLCLFATMVATVVLATNRGRYDRYGDRLDAKRPDDPVRGGLNR
- the nuoK gene encoding NADH-quinone oxidoreductase subunit NuoK, yielding MTLQWFLYLAAALFSVGLYGALSQQSIVMIMMGLELMANAVIVAGAAFWYFVSPMRPDGQVVVLVAVTLMALDMAVGFAVTTAIFRRRDVDMTDSAADLKG
- a CDS encoding NADH-quinone oxidoreductase subunit 5 family protein; translated protein: MVQWLLVALPLVVGGILLVAGHPADRLAPALGVGSAALTAVLAVVAASSRPDASAPLLAGLPVSLAVDGLSAVMVVTVAVILVAVLVFASAEFGAGESRARFHGLMLVFAGAMLVTVCARDLIVLLMAWEVMGACSYALIGFWWRETRRVDSGTLALLTTRSADLGLYLASGAALAGGVGGLTLAGLPEAAAGWRDVIAAGIVLAAIGKSAQLPFSFWLSRAMDGPSPVSALLHSATMVAAGAYLLVRVEPLLASTVWAADVVAWIGAGTAVVLGAVALVQRDLKQVLAASTCSQIGFMVLAAGAGGPAAGTGQLVAHAATKCLLFLGAGAWLVALDTKDLERLRGAARRFPFLGVVFTVGALSLAGVPPLSIWVSKDAVLASTLADSPALYVAGLAAALLSGAYVGRVLALLWQPTETTPTTRLRPLLLAPLPVLAAAAALLGIGGLPGPAAWFAEFVGGSPAAVPNGVELLVSGAVAVVGVVAAAIWTRSRPALSGAGNGVLADWLRLERLADLVVARPTMRLASALARFDDHVVDGGVRAAAATGTALGRLADVRVEWSIEGAVRGVTRTARALGRLAPKAQTGQLHQYYAQAAVALGVLAVLLMIL